The proteins below are encoded in one region of Mycolicibacterium neworleansense:
- a CDS encoding ABC transporter substrate-binding protein, whose amino-acid sequence MRNPLTRLTRVVVAAGLIAGMVSACQTSGSGTSNSGGLSADAPIPVAVPAGTSLVVADDANRLKTLFKLSGEQDRLSADVTYANFSSGPLRLEAIRSGNAQLGRVGDVPPILAQYSDAGVPIVGAVRYDGNGLVLATSPGSGIKTLKDLAGKKIAINEGTAQQAVVLRNLKSVGLSIKDVQPINLGLAEFADGLRAEQVNAAVLKQPDRVRYLASTAGEGSIEIPNAPGAYPGLYYVYASRDALSDPARAAAIREFVIAWYRAEQWLNDNKQTWIDEYLIKDQKVSPEDAKAIAAADGKSSVPGFTDELINTQQETIDLLQQAGAFSGKQLHAKDEFDSRFADLNATSTGKQ is encoded by the coding sequence ATGCGTAATCCGTTGACCCGCTTGACCCGGGTGGTTGTTGCCGCCGGCCTCATCGCGGGCATGGTCAGTGCCTGCCAGACATCGGGCTCCGGCACGTCGAATTCCGGCGGACTGTCCGCCGACGCACCGATCCCCGTGGCGGTTCCCGCGGGAACCAGCCTGGTGGTGGCCGACGACGCGAACCGGCTCAAGACCCTGTTCAAACTCTCCGGCGAGCAGGACCGGCTCAGTGCCGACGTCACCTACGCCAACTTCAGCAGCGGGCCGCTGCGTCTGGAGGCGATCCGTTCGGGCAACGCACAGCTGGGCCGGGTCGGCGATGTCCCGCCGATCCTGGCGCAGTATTCGGACGCCGGGGTACCCATCGTCGGCGCGGTGAGATACGACGGAAACGGACTGGTGCTGGCGACCTCGCCGGGTTCGGGCATCAAGACGTTGAAGGACCTGGCCGGCAAGAAGATTGCGATCAACGAAGGCACGGCACAACAGGCGGTCGTGCTGCGTAACCTCAAGTCGGTCGGTCTGAGTATCAAGGACGTGCAGCCGATCAATCTGGGATTGGCCGAGTTCGCCGACGGCTTGCGGGCCGAACAGGTCAACGCCGCGGTGCTCAAGCAACCGGACCGCGTCCGCTACCTCGCCTCCACCGCGGGGGAGGGGAGCATCGAAATCCCCAACGCCCCAGGCGCTTACCCAGGCCTGTACTACGTCTACGCCAGCCGGGACGCGCTGTCCGATCCGGCTCGCGCGGCCGCCATCCGCGAGTTCGTGATCGCGTGGTACCGCGCCGAGCAGTGGCTCAACGACAACAAGCAGACCTGGATCGACGAGTACCTGATCAAGGACCAGAAGGTGAGTCCGGAGGACGCCAAGGCGATTGCGGCGGCCGACGGAAAGTCATCGGTGCCGGGATTCACCGACGAGCTGATCAACACCCAGCAGGAGACCATCGACCTGCTGCAGCAGGCCGGCGCATTCTCCGGGAAACAACTGCACGCCAAGGACGAGTTCGATTCCCGGTTCGCCGATCTGAACGCGACGTCGACGGGCAAGCAGTGA